The Sylvia atricapilla isolate bSylAtr1 chromosome 5, bSylAtr1.pri, whole genome shotgun sequence genome includes a window with the following:
- the ITIH2 gene encoding inter-alpha-trypsin inhibitor heavy chain H2, with product MKHLSRFLVLFLISGVGGFDLVIDDIPDEMQNLIDLEIDGFPSSSKARSGRYQRSTSDWGYVGDLVEDDDKIGLYSYKVQSTITSRLANTMIQARMVNNARRPQPIVFDVQVPKGAFIDNFTMDINGITFTSHIREKSEARKMYAQAKAKGKAAGIVRSNALDMENFQTEVNVPPGMRIQFQLHYHEMIRRKLSSYEHIISVKPGRLAKHMEVDVRIIEPQGLRYVHVPNSLGDHFNGITTISKGEKKAHVSFKPTMAQQRKCPKCSSTAVDGNFVVQYDVNRETTGGELEIFNGYFIHFFAPENLDPLPKNILFVIDVSGSMWGLKMKQTIEAMKAILSELRAADQFSLIDFNHNVRCWRDNLVSATPSQVEDAKKYIQTIHPNGGTNINEALLRATFILNEAKSLGMLDPNSVSMIVLVSDGDPTVGELKLTTIQKNVKQSIKDEFSLFCLGIGFDVDYDFLQRIATDNRGMAQRIFGNQETSLQMKNFYNQVSTPLLKKIQFNYPQESVSDVTQSSFHNYFGGSEIVVAGKVDTENLQHLESVVTATAANAELVMETLRDVEELDGFMKKDRYADPEFTRKLWAYLTVNQMMAERNAAPTAALKRNITKSILQMSLDHHIVTPFTAMLIENAEKDEIMLADQPKDPRKGCCSGALGLTPNAPNNNKGIPAWANVTAVPVSFMPEQRSPPVSSLSINRVDNDPHFIIHLPKSQSNICFNINSEPGKILNLVSDPGTGVVVNGQLIGAKKAENKKLNTYFGKIGFYFEKKGLKVEITTETITLKDGSYGITLTWADTGHIIRKQLLISVKKESNVTITVGQEMSFMVLLHRVWKKHPVNVDFLGIYIPPENQFSPAAHGLIGQFASEPEVSIHHQTPGQAPEKPQAIMEVKGNKFTVTRGVQKDYRTDRVLGTDVLCWFVHNSGKGFIDGHYRDYLVPHLYSFMKKP from the exons atgaaacatctgAGCAGATTCCTGGTTTTGTTCCTCATTTCTGGAGTCGGGGGCTTTGATCTGGTTATCGACGACATCCCAGAT GAAATGCAAAACCTGATTGATCTGGAAATTGATGGTTTTCCCTCAAGCTCCAAGGCGAGAAGTGGCAGGTACCAG aggaGCACATCTGACTGGGGGTATGTTGGAGATCTG GTGGAGGACGATGACAAGATAGGTCTTTACAGCTACAAGGTTCAATCCACCATCACATCCAGGCTGGCCAACACCATGATCCAAGCCAGGATGGTGAACAACGCCAGGCGGCCACAGCCCATCGTGTTCGACGTGCAAGTCCCTAAGGGAGCTTTCATCGACAACTTCACCAT GGATATCAATGGTATCACATTTACCAGCCATATTCGGGAAAAATCTGAAGCCAGAAAAATGTATGCTCAAGCAAAAGCCAAAGGCAAAGCTGCTGGAATAGTCAG GAGCAATGCCTTGGATATGGAGAACTTCCAAACCGAAGTGAATGTCCCCCCAGGAATGAGGATCCAGTTCCAGCTTCACTACCATGAAATGATCCGAAGGAAGCTGAGCTCCTACGAGCACATCATCTCTGTGAAGCCAGGACGCCTGGCCAAGCACATGGAG GTGGACGTCCGCATCATCGAGCCGCAGGGACTGCGCTACGTGCACGTCCCTAATTCCCTAGGAGATCATTTCAATGGAATCACCACCATCtccaagggagagaaaaag GCTCATGTTTCTTTCAAGCCAACAATGgctcagcagagaaaatgccCCAAGTGCTCGTCCACGGCTGTGGATGGAAATTTTGTGGTGCAGTACGATGTGAACAGAGAAACCACGGGGGGAGAGCTGGAA atttttaatGGCTATTTTATTCACTTCTTTGCTCCGGAAAATCTTGATCCGCTGcccaaaaacattttatttgttataGATGTCAGTGGCTCGATGTGGGGACTAAAAATGAAGCAA ACCATCGAGGCCATGAAGGCAATACTGAGCGAGCTCCGTGCTGCTGACCAGTTCTCCCTGATAGACTTCAACCACAACGTCCGGTGCTGGAGGGATAATCTGGTCTCAGCCACCCCATCGCAGGTGGAAGATGCCAAGAAATACATCCAGACAATCCATCCCAACGGGG GCACAAATATCAATGAAGCTCTTCTCCGAGCCACTTTCATCCTGAATGAAGCCAAAAGTTTAGGCATGTTGGACCCAAACTCAGTTTCCATGATTGTACTGGTATCTGATGGAGACCCCACAGTAG GTGAGCTGAAGCTGACAACAATCCAGAAGAACGTGAAGCAGAGCATAAAGGATGAATTCTCTCTCTTCTGCCTCGGGATTGGGTTTGATGTCGATTACGATTTCCTGCAGAGAATCGCAACCGACAACCGTGGCATGGCCCAGAGGATTTTTGGAAATCAAGAGACTTCCCTCCAAATGAAG AATTTCTACAACCAGGTCTCCACCCCGCTCCTGAAGAAGATTCAGTTCAACTACCCCCAGGAGTCAGTGTCAGATGTCACCCAGAGCAGCTTCCACAACTATTTTGGTGGCTCAGAGATCGTGGTGGCTGGGAAGGTTGACACAGAGAACCTGCAGCACTTGGAGAGTGTTGTCACAGCGACTGCA GCAAATGCAGAGCTCGTCATGGAAACCCTGAGAGATGTGGAAGAGCTGGATGGATTCATGAAAAAAGACAGATACGCAGATCCTGAATTCACAAGGAAACTGTGGGCCTATCTGACTGTCAACCAGATGATGGCAGAGAG AAATGCAGCCCCCACTGCAGCTTTGAAGAGGAATATCACCAAATCCATCCTGCAGATGTCTCTGGACCATCACATCGTCACCCCCTTCACAGCCATGCTGATAGAGAATGCTGAAAAGGATGAGATAATGCTGGCAGACCAGCCCAAAGACCCCAGgaagggctgctgctcag GTGCTCTGGGATTAACTCCAAATGCACCCAATAACAACAAAGGGATCCCAGCCTGGGCCAATGTCACAGCTGTCCCAGTCAGCTTCATGCCTGAGCAGAGGAGCCCACCTGTGTCCTCTCTGAGCATCAACAGAG TGGACAATGACCCACATTTCATCATCCACCTGCCCAAGAGCCAAAGCAACATCTGCTTCAATATCAACTCAGAGCCTGGGAAGATCCTAAACTTGGTTTCTGATCCTGGCACTG GCGTTGTGGTCAATGGGCAGCTCATAGGGGCCAAGAAAGCAGAGAATAAGAAACTCAACACATACTTTGGCAAAATTGGGTTTTACTTCGAAAAGAAAGGCCTGAAAGTGGAGATCACCACAGAAACAATAACTCTGAAGGATGGCTCATATGGCATCACACTGACCTGGGCTGACACAGGGCACATCATTCGCAAACA gctcctcATATCTGTGAAGAAGGAAAGCAACGTTACCATCACTGTGGGGCAGGAGATGTCCTTCATGGTTTTGCTGCACCGTGTGTGGAAGAAACACCCAGTGAATGTTGACTTCCTGGGAATCTACATTCCCCCAGAAAACCAgttctctcctgcagcccatgggcTCATAG GTCAGTTTGCATCTGAACCAGAAGTGTCAATCCACCACCAAACACCTGGGCAAGCTCCAGAGAAGCCACAAGCTATCATGGAAGTGAAGGGCAACAAGTTCACTGTTACCAG gggcGTGCAGAAGGACTACAGGACAGACCGCGTGCTGGGGACTGACGTGCTGTGCTGGTTTGTGCACAACAGTGGCAAAGGCTTCATCGACGGCCACTACAGGGATTACCTGGTCCCCCACCTCTACAGCTTCATGAAGAAACCCTGA
- the KIN gene encoding DNA/RNA-binding protein KIN17, with translation MGKSDFLSPKAIANRIKSKGLQKLRWYCQMCQKQCRDENGFKCHCMSESHQRQLLLASENPQQFMDYFSEEFRNDFLELLRRRFGTKRVHNNIVYNEYISHREHIHMNATQWETLTDFTKWLGREGLCKVDETPKGWYIQYIDRDPETIRRQQEQERKKKQDLDDEEKTAKFIEQQVRRGLEGKELEMPVYTELNRENEEEKVTFNLNKGASTSVAASSKTSVLGQNALKMVEGAVKRKEAAHSSGQSKEKKKKSALDEIMELEEEKKRTSRRDYWLQPEIIVKIVTKKLGEKYHKKKAVVKEVIDKYTAVVKVIDSGDKLKLDQTHLETVIPAPGKKVMVLNGGYRGNEGILESINEKRFSVTITIDSGPLKGRRVEDIQYEDVSKLA, from the exons ATGGGGAAGTCGGATTTCCTCAGCCCCAAAGCGATCGCCAACCGCATCAAGTCCAAGGGGCTGCAGAAGCTGCGGTGGTACTGCCAGATGTGTCAGAAGCAGTGCCGCGATGAG AATGGCTTCAAGTGTCACTGCATGTCTGAGTCTCACCAGAGGCAGTTGCTGCTGGCTTCTGAAAATCCTCAGCAATTCATGGATTACTTCTCTGA gGAGTTCCGAAATGATTTCCTGGAATTGCTCAGGAGGCGATTTg GAACAAAGAGAGTCCACAATAATATTGTATACAATGAATACATCAGCCATCGAGAACACATCCACATGAATGCCACACAGTGGGAGACTCTGACTGATTTTACAAAATGGCTGGGGAGAGAAG GTCTTTGTAAGGTTGATGAGACTCCTAAAGGCTGGTACATCCAGTACATCGACAGGGATCCAGAGACCATCCGCAGGCAGCAAgaacaagaaaggaagaagaaacaggaCCTCGATGATGAAGAAAAGACTGCTAAATTCATTGAACAACAAGTTAGAAGAGGTTTGGAGGGGAAAGAACTG GAAATGCCAGTCTATACTGAACTGAACAGAGAAAACgaagaagaaaaag ttacatttaatttaaacaaagGAGCAAGTACTTCAGTCGCAGCATCTTCTAAAACAAG TGTCCTTGGACAGAATGCACTGAAGATGGTGGAGGGGgcagttaaaagaaaagaagcagctcaTAGCTCTGGtcagagcaaagagaaaaagaagaaatctgcaCTGGATGAGATCATGGAG CttgaagaggagaagaaaagaacatCTCGAAGAGACTACTGGTTACAGCCT GAAATCATTGTAAAAATTGTAACAAAAAAGCTTGGAGAGAAGTACCACAAGAAGAAGGCAGTTGTTAAG GAAGTGATTGACAAATACACAGCAGTTGTGAAAGTGATTGACTCTGGGGACAAGCTGAAGCTTGATCAGACACATCTAGAAACTGTAATACCAGCACCAG gcaAGAAAGTGATGGTATTAAATGGTGGCTACAGGGGAAATGAAGGCATTTTGGAATCCATCAATGAGAAGAGGTTTTCAGTGACAATAACCATTGACTCA GGTCCTTTAAAAGGGCGCAGAGTTGAAGATATCCAGTATGAAGATGTTTCCAAACTCGCCTGA